A portion of the Streptomyces sp. YPW6 genome contains these proteins:
- a CDS encoding VOC family protein, whose translation MDIKLSQCFIAVDDHDKALAFYRDALGMEVRNDVGFEGMRWVTVASPAQPDVEIVLEPPLADPNAPAADRQTMAELLAKGMLRGVILSSEDVDAAFEQVRAAGGEVLQEPIDQPYGVRDCAFRDPSGNMLRITQAKK comes from the coding sequence ATGGATATCAAGCTCTCGCAGTGCTTCATCGCCGTCGACGACCACGACAAGGCGCTCGCCTTCTACCGCGACGCCCTGGGAATGGAGGTGCGCAACGACGTCGGGTTCGAAGGCATGCGCTGGGTGACCGTCGCGTCTCCCGCACAGCCGGACGTGGAGATCGTCCTGGAGCCCCCGCTCGCCGACCCGAACGCCCCGGCCGCCGACCGGCAGACCATGGCCGAGCTGCTCGCCAAGGGCATGCTGCGCGGCGTCATCCTCTCCTCCGAGGACGTGGACGCGGCCTTCGAACAGGTCCGCGCCGCAGGCGGCGAAGTCCTCCAGGAGCCGATCGACCAGCCGTACGGGGTCCGCGACTGCGCCTTCCGTGACCCCTCCGGCAACATGCTGCGCATCACCCAGGCCAAGAAGTAG
- a CDS encoding excinuclease ABC subunit UvrA, with translation MAPRTKTPQPPAPHAADSHDLIRVHGARENNLKDVSIELPKRRLTVFTGVSGSGKSSLVFATIAAESQRLINETYPAFVQGFMPTQARPDVDVLDGLTTAIIVDQQRMGSDPRSTVGTATDANAMLRILFSRLGKPHIGPPGAFAFNVPSVTASGAITVQRGNKKTEKATFSRTGGMCPRCEGRGSVSDIDLTQLYDDSKSISEGAFTIPGWKSDSWWTVRIYAESGFLDPKKPIAKFTKREMQDFLYKEPTKVKVEGSTLTFEGLIPKIQKSFLSKDREAMQPHIREFVDRAVTFATCPECEGTRLTEGARSSKINKISIADACAMEIRDLAEWVRGLDEPSVAPLLEALQQTLDSFVEIGLGYLALDRPAGTLSGGEAQRVKMIRHLGSSLTDVTYVFDEPTIGLHPHDIQRMNDLLLRLRDKGNTVLVVEHKPETIAIADHVVDLGPGAGTAGGTVCFEGTLEGLRASDTVTGRHLDDRAALKDEVREPAGALEIRGATAHNLQDVDVDIPLGVLTVITGVAGSGKSSLVHGSIPAGENVISVDQSPIKGSRRSNPATYTGLLEPIRKAFAKANGVKPALFSANSEGACPTCNGAGVIFTDLGVMASVSSPCEDCEGKRFQPSVLDYHLGGRDISEVLAMSVTEAEEFFGSSGEAALPAAHKILDRLVDVGLGYLSLGQPLTTLSGGERQRLKLATHMTDKGGVYVLDEPTTGLHLADVEQLLGLLDRLVDSGKSVIVIEHHQAVMAHADWIIDLGPGAGHDGGKVVFEGTPADLVAARPTLTGEHLAEYVGE, from the coding sequence ATGGCTCCGAGAACGAAGACCCCGCAGCCGCCCGCGCCGCACGCTGCCGACAGCCACGACCTGATCCGCGTGCACGGCGCGCGGGAGAACAACCTCAAGGACGTCAGCATCGAGCTGCCGAAGCGCAGGCTGACGGTGTTCACCGGGGTCTCCGGTTCGGGCAAGAGCTCGCTGGTCTTCGCCACCATCGCCGCCGAGTCCCAGCGGCTGATCAACGAGACCTACCCCGCCTTCGTCCAGGGCTTCATGCCCACCCAGGCACGCCCCGACGTCGACGTGCTCGACGGACTGACGACCGCGATCATCGTCGACCAGCAGCGCATGGGCAGCGACCCCCGTTCCACGGTCGGTACCGCCACCGACGCCAACGCCATGCTGCGCATCCTCTTCAGCCGGCTCGGCAAGCCGCACATCGGCCCGCCCGGCGCGTTCGCCTTCAACGTCCCCTCGGTGACCGCCAGCGGCGCGATCACCGTCCAACGCGGCAACAAGAAGACGGAGAAGGCGACCTTCAGCCGCACGGGCGGCATGTGCCCCCGCTGCGAGGGCCGGGGCTCGGTCTCCGACATCGACCTCACCCAGCTCTACGACGACTCCAAGTCGATCTCCGAGGGCGCGTTCACCATCCCCGGCTGGAAGTCGGACAGCTGGTGGACCGTCCGGATCTACGCCGAGTCCGGCTTCCTCGACCCGAAGAAGCCGATCGCCAAGTTCACCAAGCGGGAGATGCAGGACTTCCTCTACAAGGAGCCGACCAAGGTGAAGGTCGAGGGCTCCACCCTCACCTTCGAGGGTCTGATCCCCAAGATCCAGAAGTCGTTCCTGTCCAAGGACCGCGAGGCGATGCAGCCCCACATCCGGGAGTTCGTCGACCGCGCGGTCACCTTCGCCACCTGCCCCGAGTGCGAGGGCACCCGGCTCACCGAGGGCGCCCGTTCCTCGAAGATCAACAAGATCTCCATCGCCGACGCCTGCGCGATGGAGATCCGCGACCTCGCGGAGTGGGTCCGCGGCCTGGACGAACCCTCGGTCGCCCCGCTCCTCGAAGCCCTCCAGCAGACCCTGGACTCCTTCGTGGAGATCGGCCTCGGCTACCTCGCCCTGGACCGGCCTGCCGGCACCCTGTCCGGCGGCGAGGCCCAGCGCGTCAAGATGATCCGCCACCTCGGCTCCTCGCTCACCGACGTCACGTACGTCTTCGACGAGCCGACCATCGGCCTCCACCCGCACGACATCCAGCGCATGAACGACCTGCTGCTGCGCCTGCGGGACAAGGGCAACACGGTCCTGGTCGTCGAGCACAAGCCGGAGACCATCGCGATCGCGGACCACGTGGTCGACCTCGGCCCCGGGGCCGGTACGGCGGGCGGCACCGTCTGCTTCGAAGGCACCCTGGAAGGGCTCCGCGCCTCCGACACCGTCACCGGCCGCCACCTCGACGACCGGGCGGCCCTCAAGGACGAGGTCCGCGAGCCCGCCGGCGCGCTGGAGATCCGGGGTGCGACGGCGCACAACCTCCAGGACGTCGACGTCGACATCCCGCTCGGCGTCCTCACCGTCATCACCGGCGTCGCCGGCTCCGGAAAGAGCTCGCTGGTCCACGGCTCGATCCCGGCGGGCGAGAACGTCATCTCCGTCGACCAGAGCCCCATCAAGGGGTCCCGCCGCAGCAACCCGGCCACGTACACCGGCCTCCTGGAGCCGATCCGCAAGGCCTTCGCCAAGGCCAACGGCGTGAAGCCCGCCCTGTTCAGCGCCAACTCCGAGGGCGCCTGCCCCACCTGCAACGGCGCGGGCGTCATCTTCACCGACCTCGGCGTCATGGCGAGTGTCTCCAGCCCCTGCGAGGACTGCGAGGGCAAGCGGTTCCAGCCCTCGGTCCTGGACTACCACCTCGGCGGCCGCGACATCAGCGAGGTCCTGGCGATGTCGGTCACGGAGGCCGAGGAGTTCTTCGGCTCCTCCGGCGAGGCGGCCCTCCCGGCCGCGCACAAGATCCTCGACCGCCTCGTGGACGTCGGCCTCGGCTACCTGAGCCTCGGCCAGCCGCTCACCACCCTGTCCGGCGGCGAACGCCAGCGCCTGAAGCTGGCCACGCACATGACCGACAAGGGCGGCGTCTACGTCCTCGACGAGCCGACCACCGGCCTGCACCTCGCGGACGTGGAGCAGCTCCTCGGCCTGCTGGACCGCCTGGTCGACTCCGGAAAGTCGGTGATCGTCATCGAGCACCACCAGGCGGTCATGGCCCACGCCGACTGGATCATCGACCTCGGCCCCGGCGCGGGCCACGACGGCGGCAAGGTCGTCTTCGAGGGCACCCCGGCCGACCTGGTCGCCGCCCGCCCGACCCTGACGGGCGAGCACCTGGCGGAGTACGTGGGGGAGTGA
- a CDS encoding DUF397 domain-containing protein, which translates to MARRNTPTDFSPTRWRKSSYSGSESGSCLEVQDHHPTAIPVRDSKVPGGPALLIPAAGWTSFVDAVKRGALSA; encoded by the coding sequence ATGGCCAGGCGGAACACCCCGACCGACTTCTCGCCCACCCGCTGGCGCAAGTCCTCCTACAGCGGTAGCGAGTCGGGCAGCTGCCTCGAAGTCCAGGACCACCACCCCACCGCCATCCCCGTCCGCGACTCCAAGGTCCCCGGCGGGCCCGCCCTGCTCATCCCCGCCGCAGGGTGGACCTCCTTCGTGGACGCGGTCAAGCGCGGGGCCCTCTCCGCCTGA
- a CDS encoding helix-turn-helix transcriptional regulator — protein MSNTYGKWLKAQREAAGLTQQQLAELALMTRSHISHIEAGRRMPSEEDARRLDLVLGTGNVLTSFRPGAEDDGVLADYFGAARHLEQQATMIREFALSFLPGILQTEAYARTVLGMAFPPLSPTECDKAVVARLNRAKIFQGAKPPVVWAILDEASLRRPIGGPKVMAEQLEHIVELTEAKLIRTHVLPMSTGFHSLLESMLTLLWFDDQPPVAYSEGVRVGKLHDSPAVVEALQSRYALALSDSLSRDDSLAVVKATAKGYREHGQAEHPDRLLAHPLAQVLLQR, from the coding sequence GTGAGTAATACCTATGGCAAATGGTTGAAGGCGCAGCGGGAAGCGGCGGGCCTGACCCAGCAGCAGCTCGCGGAGCTGGCGTTGATGACGCGGTCGCACATCTCGCACATCGAGGCGGGGCGTCGCATGCCGAGCGAGGAGGATGCCCGGCGGTTGGATTTGGTACTGGGCACGGGCAATGTGCTCACGAGTTTCCGGCCGGGAGCGGAGGACGACGGCGTCCTCGCGGACTACTTCGGCGCGGCGCGGCATCTCGAACAACAGGCGACGATGATCCGCGAATTCGCCCTGTCATTTCTCCCGGGCATCCTCCAGACCGAGGCGTACGCACGCACCGTCCTCGGCATGGCGTTCCCACCGTTGAGCCCGACGGAGTGTGACAAGGCCGTCGTCGCACGGCTGAATCGCGCGAAGATCTTCCAAGGCGCCAAGCCACCTGTGGTCTGGGCGATCCTGGACGAAGCATCGCTCCGACGTCCGATCGGTGGACCGAAGGTCATGGCGGAGCAGCTGGAGCACATCGTCGAGCTCACCGAAGCGAAGCTCATCCGCACGCACGTGCTTCCCATGTCGACCGGGTTCCACTCGTTGCTGGAAAGCATGCTGACGTTGTTGTGGTTCGATGACCAGCCGCCGGTCGCCTACAGCGAAGGAGTGCGGGTAGGGAAGTTGCACGACTCGCCAGCCGTAGTCGAGGCACTTCAGAGCCGTTACGCTCTTGCCCTGAGCGACTCCCTGTCACGAGACGACTCTTTGGCAGTGGTGAAGGCAACAGCGAAGGGCTACAGAGAACATGGCCAGGCGGAACACCCCGACCGACTTCTCGCCCACCCGCTGGCGCAAGTCCTCCTACAGCGGTAG
- a CDS encoding GNAT family N-acetyltransferase yields the protein MARTLSTPPTLASGCLAGAPQPVIPVAGDGLLLRPWERADARAFLSAYEETRRWHTHRPTTVAQVEEWFDGYRQDWEREKGCHWAVARDSGEVLGRMALRRVDLADGAANAAYWVLPAARGAGVASRALAAVSAWALDGIGFQRLELDHSTRNDASCRVATRAGFRLEGTKRNAAVHDDGRHDMHLHARVRGDR from the coding sequence ATGGCCCGTACGTTGTCGACGCCACCCACCCTGGCCTCCGGCTGCCTCGCCGGAGCCCCGCAACCCGTGATCCCGGTAGCCGGTGACGGGCTTCTGCTGCGTCCGTGGGAGCGGGCCGACGCGCGGGCGTTCCTCTCCGCGTACGAGGAGACTCGCCGCTGGCACACGCACCGCCCCACGACGGTGGCCCAGGTGGAGGAGTGGTTCGACGGGTATCGCCAGGACTGGGAGCGGGAGAAGGGCTGCCACTGGGCTGTCGCGCGCGACAGCGGAGAGGTGCTCGGCCGGATGGCCTTGCGTCGCGTGGACCTCGCCGACGGCGCCGCGAACGCGGCGTACTGGGTGCTCCCGGCCGCACGCGGGGCCGGGGTCGCCTCCCGTGCCCTGGCGGCGGTCAGCGCGTGGGCGCTGGACGGCATCGGCTTCCAGCGGCTGGAGTTGGACCACTCGACGCGCAACGACGCCTCCTGCCGGGTCGCGACCAGGGCCGGTTTCCGGCTGGAGGGCACCAAGCGCAACGCGGCCGTGCACGACGACGGACGGCACGACATGCATCTGCACGCCCGCGTCAGGGGCGACCGTTGA
- a CDS encoding alpha/beta hydrolase codes for MRFALEALVADVPAEQIAAARDFYRSRAPGRGPADFAELEEARAKKPAPRSVVPPPLEETVEAAGVSVPVRIFLPSGGPPRGVHLDLHGGGFFMDSAAHSDVRNRALSEALHSAVVAVDYRLAPERPWPAAPDDCEAVALRLVEQAEARFGTARLTIGGSSAGATLALATLVRLRDRGVADRFAGAALRFGTWDLSARTPSGRLIADEYFIQAYVGHVPDHDRTRPDISPLYADLSGLPPALLVVGSEDILLEDNLTMAGRLSAAGNDVELRVYPASPHGFTGHPTALAATALDGINSWLSERFG; via the coding sequence ATGCGATTCGCCCTGGAAGCACTGGTGGCGGACGTGCCCGCCGAACAGATCGCCGCGGCCCGGGACTTCTACCGGTCGCGGGCGCCGGGCCGGGGGCCCGCCGACTTCGCGGAGCTGGAGGAGGCACGGGCGAAGAAGCCCGCGCCCCGTTCCGTCGTTCCGCCGCCCCTCGAAGAGACGGTCGAGGCCGCCGGAGTAAGCGTCCCGGTCCGCATCTTCCTGCCGTCCGGCGGTCCACCCCGGGGTGTCCACCTGGACCTCCACGGCGGCGGCTTCTTCATGGACTCCGCCGCGCACAGCGACGTACGCAACCGGGCTCTCTCCGAGGCCCTGCACTCCGCCGTCGTCGCCGTCGACTACCGGCTCGCGCCCGAACGCCCCTGGCCGGCCGCCCCCGACGACTGCGAAGCGGTGGCGCTCCGGCTCGTCGAGCAGGCCGAGGCCCGCTTCGGGACCGCGCGGCTCACGATCGGCGGGAGCTCCGCCGGAGCCACCCTCGCCCTCGCGACCCTCGTCCGGCTGCGGGACCGGGGTGTCGCCGACCGGTTCGCCGGGGCCGCGCTGCGCTTCGGCACCTGGGACCTGAGCGCGCGGACCCCGAGCGGGCGCCTCATCGCGGACGAGTACTTCATCCAGGCGTACGTCGGCCACGTGCCTGACCACGACCGCACCCGTCCCGACATCTCACCTCTCTACGCCGACCTGAGCGGCCTTCCTCCGGCACTCCTGGTCGTCGGCAGCGAGGACATCCTGCTGGAGGACAACCTGACCATGGCGGGGCGGCTGTCGGCGGCCGGTAACGACGTCGAGCTGCGCGTCTACCCCGCCTCCCCCCACGGCTTCACCGGCCATCCCACCGCACTGGCCGCGACCGCGCTCGACGGGATCAACTCCTGGCTGAGCGAGCGGTTCGGCTGA
- a CDS encoding cytidylate kinase family protein codes for MDNGPRSELLSRLAESIEAVPVAHPVRVAIDGPPAAGKTTLADELAVVLRARGRDVIRATIEGFLFPQAQRYQRGKYSPEGCYFDSHDHDTMCRVLLDPLGPTGDRRFQPSVYDRGTDTPLRLPVTEAPADAVLLFDGVFLLRPELVDRWDLSVFVSAAFERTLDRARTRGEALAGSAADASEIERAWHQRYIPSQQLYFATAGPTDRADIVVNNDELQRPAWDIRTR; via the coding sequence ATGGACAACGGCCCGCGCAGTGAACTCCTCAGCCGCCTGGCCGAGTCGATCGAGGCCGTCCCGGTCGCGCACCCGGTGCGCGTCGCCATCGACGGGCCGCCTGCCGCCGGCAAGACGACACTGGCCGACGAACTGGCCGTTGTCCTGCGCGCACGGGGCCGCGACGTCATCCGCGCGACGATCGAGGGCTTCCTGTTCCCCCAGGCGCAGCGCTATCAGCGCGGCAAGTACTCGCCCGAGGGCTGCTACTTCGACAGCCACGACCACGACACGATGTGCCGGGTCCTGCTCGACCCACTGGGCCCAACCGGTGACCGAAGGTTCCAGCCGTCGGTCTACGACCGGGGGACCGACACCCCGCTGCGCCTCCCCGTGACCGAAGCACCCGCGGACGCCGTGCTGCTCTTCGACGGCGTCTTTCTCCTGCGCCCCGAGCTGGTTGACCGCTGGGACCTCAGCGTCTTCGTGTCTGCCGCGTTCGAGCGGACGCTGGACCGCGCCCGGACCCGAGGTGAGGCGCTGGCCGGATCCGCGGCCGACGCGTCCGAGATCGAGCGTGCCTGGCACCAGCGTTACATCCCGTCCCAGCAGCTCTACTTCGCAACGGCCGGCCCAACAGACCGCGCAGACATCGTCGTCAACAACGACGAACTCCAACGGCCGGCCTGGGACATCCGAACGCGCTGA
- a CDS encoding trans-aconitate 2-methyltransferase, giving the protein MAHAHQHQHQHQHQHQHGKPSAHAHDHTHASDTTPNGLPEILDLDAALFAPHLTALTGRIACLAGDDVRHIVDLGSGTGTGTFALLEQFPTARVTAVDSSPAMLERLASAARDRGLGDRVRTLEADAGAGLPGVVGADLVWASASLHHLDDPGTALAGIRAALRPGGLLAVAEVDGMPSFLPEDGEPGRLETRCRAALDGLHAERLPHRGADWGSLLTAAGFCVEQERAEPWELRAPLPEGAGRYAFLVFERIRGSLDGRVGADDLAALDRLIGGGPEDVRHRDDLVVRSVRRTWMARPVEDGPKA; this is encoded by the coding sequence ATGGCTCACGCACACCAGCACCAGCACCAGCACCAGCACCAGCACCAGCACGGAAAGCCTTCCGCGCATGCCCACGACCACACCCACGCCTCCGACACCACCCCGAACGGCCTTCCCGAGATCCTCGACCTCGACGCCGCCCTCTTCGCGCCTCACCTGACCGCGCTCACCGGGCGCATCGCCTGTCTGGCCGGTGACGACGTCCGGCACATCGTCGACCTCGGCTCGGGTACCGGGACGGGCACGTTCGCCCTGCTGGAGCAGTTCCCGACCGCCCGCGTGACCGCCGTCGACAGCTCCCCCGCGATGCTGGAGCGGCTCGCCTCGGCGGCCCGCGACCGGGGGCTGGGCGACCGTGTGCGCACGCTGGAGGCCGACGCCGGTGCCGGCCTGCCGGGAGTGGTCGGCGCCGACCTCGTCTGGGCGTCGGCCTCCCTGCACCATCTGGACGACCCCGGGACCGCCCTGGCCGGCATCCGCGCCGCACTGCGCCCCGGAGGGCTGCTGGCCGTCGCGGAGGTGGACGGGATGCCGTCCTTCCTGCCCGAGGACGGGGAACCGGGCAGGCTGGAGACCCGCTGCCGCGCCGCGCTCGACGGCCTGCACGCCGAGCGGTTGCCGCACCGGGGCGCCGACTGGGGCTCCCTGCTGACGGCCGCCGGCTTCTGCGTCGAGCAGGAGCGGGCCGAGCCGTGGGAGCTGCGCGCCCCGCTGCCCGAAGGGGCGGGCCGGTACGCCTTCCTGGTCTTCGAGCGGATCCGCGGCTCGCTCGACGGGCGCGTCGGCGCCGATGACCTGGCCGCGCTCGACCGGCTCATCGGCGGCGGGCCCGAGGACGTACGCCACCGCGACGACCTCGTCGTACGGTCCGTGCGCCGGACCTGGATGGCCCGCCCCGTCGAGGACGGTCCGAAGGCGTGA
- a CDS encoding MFS transporter codes for MTSGTAVTSRKPTSDGLPAGVYVLGFSLFAMGTAEFLLAGILPEVASDLDVTLSSAGFLITAFALGVVIGGPLFAMASLHWPRRTTLMVTQGVFAASIVVGLLGDYQVLLMSRVVAGIAYAGFFAVATVTAISLVTPDRNARASGVVVSGLSAAMVAGGPAGTLISHLTQWQVGFWVVVALTLAGILGCLLHLPAAESGHARLTGPNLSRELSILRRPMLWGMFAVTILTTAAYMITFNYLAAMLEEITALPEVWIPAILALFGIGAFIGLSIGGRISDQRPHLALLTGASAIVILSAVMAVAIEHVWAVVPTVVLIGIAAFVVNPAIYGRVFTVAADAPTLAGAATVSAFQLGISITPALAAVSLTQGAALNSVCLIGAALGAAAVPLILLDRARQARPAAGV; via the coding sequence ATGACCAGTGGCACCGCGGTGACATCCCGAAAGCCGACGTCCGACGGCCTGCCCGCCGGTGTGTACGTGCTCGGCTTCAGCCTCTTCGCCATGGGCACCGCCGAGTTCCTGCTGGCCGGCATCCTGCCGGAGGTGGCGTCCGATCTGGACGTCACGCTCTCCTCGGCCGGCTTCCTGATCACAGCGTTCGCGCTGGGGGTCGTGATCGGCGGTCCGCTCTTCGCCATGGCCAGTCTGCACTGGCCCCGCCGCACCACGCTGATGGTGACCCAGGGTGTCTTCGCAGCCAGCATCGTCGTGGGACTCCTGGGCGACTACCAGGTCCTGCTGATGAGCAGAGTGGTTGCCGGCATCGCCTATGCGGGCTTCTTCGCCGTCGCGACGGTGACGGCGATCAGTCTGGTGACACCGGACCGGAACGCCCGGGCTTCGGGAGTCGTGGTCAGCGGGCTCAGTGCGGCCATGGTCGCCGGTGGTCCCGCAGGGACGCTGATCAGCCACTTGACCCAATGGCAGGTGGGCTTCTGGGTGGTCGTGGCCCTGACGCTCGCCGGGATCCTCGGGTGTCTCCTCCACCTGCCCGCGGCCGAGTCGGGCCACGCCCGGCTCACCGGACCGAACCTGTCGCGGGAGCTCTCCATCCTGCGGAGACCGATGCTCTGGGGCATGTTCGCGGTCACCATCCTGACCACCGCGGCCTACATGATCACCTTCAACTACCTGGCCGCCATGCTGGAAGAGATCACCGCCCTGCCCGAGGTCTGGATCCCGGCGATCCTCGCTCTCTTCGGGATCGGCGCCTTCATCGGCCTGTCCATCGGCGGCCGCATCTCCGACCAGCGCCCTCACCTCGCACTTCTGACCGGGGCGTCGGCGATCGTGATCCTCTCGGCCGTCATGGCCGTCGCGATCGAGCACGTCTGGGCGGTGGTTCCCACGGTCGTTCTGATCGGCATCGCCGCGTTCGTGGTGAACCCGGCCATCTACGGGCGCGTCTTCACCGTCGCGGCCGACGCACCGACCCTGGCCGGCGCCGCTACCGTGTCGGCGTTCCAGCTGGGCATCAGCATCACGCCCGCCCTGGCCGCCGTCTCCCTCACCCAGGGCGCGGCTCTCAACTCGGTGTGCCTGATCGGGGCCGCCCTCGGTGCGGCCGCCGTGCCGCTCATCCTCCTTGACCGGGCACGCCAGGCCCGACCGGCTGCCGGCGTCTGA
- a CDS encoding NAD(P)/FAD-dependent oxidoreductase: MGGSLPMRPGIGKSICRNRQSVPILAMEVIRMDTTTQPGSGSAPEGLWDAVVIGGGAAGLTAAVVLARARFATVVVDRGEPRNRLADHMHGYLTRDGMAPGEFVTQGRKELARYGGTILPASVAEAHRIPDGTFRLRLDDGRTLRTRSVLVATGLTDDLPAIPGLAERWASQVLHCPHCHGWELRGRAVAVIGGAAGAVSAHHAALMRRHSSSVTFCVNGSEISDAARRRLTAYGVRLVDTPVTRVSSAADPTGGEPMTIEFDGGEALSCGAVFVAPRPVPHDAVLKMVGAGENPENGLVAVDQQGATDVPGVWAAGNVVHPRAQVVAAAGAGSTAGIGMAGWLLEQELSAAVPDQHRDAGGVHR, translated from the coding sequence ATGGGAGGCAGCCTGCCCATGCGTCCCGGAATCGGCAAAAGTATTTGTCGAAACCGACAATCCGTTCCGATCCTGGCGATGGAGGTGATCCGAATGGACACAACAACGCAGCCGGGAAGCGGATCGGCGCCGGAGGGCCTGTGGGACGCCGTCGTCATCGGCGGTGGGGCCGCGGGCCTGACGGCAGCAGTCGTGCTGGCGAGGGCGCGGTTCGCCACGGTGGTCGTTGACCGTGGCGAACCGAGAAACCGCCTGGCCGACCACATGCACGGGTACCTGACCCGGGACGGCATGGCGCCCGGGGAGTTCGTGACACAGGGCAGGAAGGAGTTGGCTCGTTACGGCGGGACGATCCTGCCGGCCTCGGTGGCCGAAGCACACCGGATCCCGGACGGCACGTTCCGCCTGCGCCTGGACGACGGCCGCACCTTGCGTACCAGATCGGTACTCGTGGCGACCGGGCTGACCGACGACCTGCCTGCCATCCCGGGCCTTGCCGAACGGTGGGCCTCGCAGGTGCTCCACTGCCCCCATTGCCACGGCTGGGAGCTTCGGGGTCGCGCCGTCGCGGTGATCGGCGGTGCGGCGGGAGCCGTCTCCGCTCACCACGCGGCGCTGATGCGCCGGCACAGCTCGTCGGTGACGTTCTGCGTGAACGGCTCCGAGATCAGCGACGCCGCACGGCGACGCCTCACCGCGTACGGCGTGCGACTGGTCGACACACCCGTCACGCGGGTGTCGTCCGCCGCCGACCCCACGGGCGGGGAACCGATGACGATCGAGTTCGACGGCGGCGAGGCGTTGTCGTGCGGGGCCGTCTTCGTCGCACCACGCCCGGTCCCGCACGACGCGGTCCTGAAGATGGTGGGCGCGGGCGAGAATCCCGAGAACGGACTGGTTGCCGTCGACCAGCAAGGTGCCACGGATGTACCCGGGGTGTGGGCGGCGGGGAACGTCGTCCATCCGCGAGCCCAGGTCGTCGCCGCTGCGGGCGCGGGATCGACCGCCGGCATCGGCATGGCCGGCTGGCTTCTCGAACAAGAGCTGTCCGCCGCCGTCCCGGACCAGCACCGTGACGCCGGAGGGGTGCACCGATGA
- a CDS encoding helix-turn-helix domain-containing protein produces the protein MGRQPSVDAAIEQIAPRLRSARDRKGVSLADLARATGISTSTLSRLESAQRKPSLELLLPVVAALGIPLDEIVAAPRIHDPRVPQRPTTRDGRQLIPLSRHQGEPRAYKMVIPAHDEEPHLRVHAGYEWLYVLRGRLRVKLGDRDFVMGEGEAAEFDCQLPHWFGAAGRGSVDVLSLFGKQGERIHLRTPRR, from the coding sequence ATGGGCCGTCAACCGAGTGTCGATGCGGCGATCGAGCAGATCGCCCCCCGCCTGCGCAGCGCGCGCGACAGGAAGGGCGTCAGCCTGGCCGACCTCGCACGCGCCACGGGCATCTCGACCAGCACCCTGTCCCGGCTGGAGTCGGCGCAGCGCAAGCCGAGCCTCGAGCTTCTTCTGCCGGTCGTCGCGGCGCTCGGCATCCCCCTCGACGAGATCGTCGCCGCACCCCGCATCCATGACCCCCGTGTGCCGCAGCGCCCCACCACGAGAGACGGCCGGCAACTGATTCCGTTGTCGCGCCATCAGGGAGAGCCGCGCGCCTACAAGATGGTCATCCCCGCACACGACGAAGAGCCGCACCTGCGGGTCCACGCAGGGTACGAGTGGCTGTACGTGCTGCGCGGGCGACTTCGTGTGAAGCTGGGCGACCGCGACTTCGTCATGGGCGAGGGCGAAGCCGCCGAGTTCGACTGTCAGCTGCCGCACTGGTTCGGTGCCGCCGGACGCGGCAGCGTGGACGTGCTCAGCCTTTTCGGAAAGCAGGGCGAACGCATTCACCTCCGCACGCCCCGGCGCTGA